The following are from one region of the Cupriavidus sp. D39 genome:
- a CDS encoding DUF6685 family protein has product MAPTPRSRFVRGEGIFFESVARLDAIDLCSIDVLRYHTGTNRFRPTSIASPHGPLTRSFGSTEIEVDITEIEGISASKSSDRYFESVRAFGQDFADYLGTAVDPAGLAKMLKHGEIRIIGERRSDSFSLRLWDARLFLANDGGSHHFAAAAYIAGDIGAAVRLRAPLTAHGLNEASVAWLLQSYAPYLVGQSSVANAKAAIAQLAGECGVIDLPGCLAEGAAMLLVPTSARDSREVCCLVEQQGAQPLRQWMEASLNRQRQLRSRVAAQTSRDTGYLAVPAVRRMLA; this is encoded by the coding sequence ATGGCACCAACGCCGCGCTCGCGGTTCGTACGGGGTGAGGGGATATTCTTTGAGTCGGTAGCAAGGCTCGACGCAATTGACCTGTGCAGCATCGACGTGCTCAGGTATCACACTGGCACCAACCGGTTCCGGCCGACCTCAATCGCGAGCCCCCACGGCCCGCTAACGCGCTCGTTTGGCAGCACTGAGATAGAGGTCGATATCACCGAGATCGAGGGGATCAGCGCCAGCAAGTCGTCAGACCGCTATTTTGAATCCGTCCGGGCGTTCGGCCAGGATTTCGCCGACTATTTGGGCACGGCGGTCGACCCGGCCGGCCTCGCGAAGATGCTGAAGCATGGCGAGATCCGTATCATCGGCGAGCGGCGGTCAGATTCTTTCAGTCTTCGCTTGTGGGACGCGCGCCTGTTCCTCGCCAACGACGGCGGCTCGCACCACTTCGCGGCCGCGGCCTACATCGCCGGCGATATCGGGGCGGCTGTCCGATTGCGAGCGCCGCTCACCGCCCACGGACTCAACGAAGCAAGCGTCGCATGGCTTCTCCAGAGTTATGCGCCGTACCTCGTCGGACAATCGTCGGTCGCAAACGCGAAGGCTGCGATTGCACAGCTTGCCGGTGAGTGTGGTGTCATCGATTTGCCTGGCTGCTTAGCCGAAGGGGCGGCGATGCTGTTGGTGCCGACGTCCGCAAGGGACAGCCGCGAGGTCTGTTGCTTGGTCGAGCAGCAAGGTGCGCAACCGTTGCGCCAATGGATGGAGGCGAGTTTGAACCGGCAAAGGCAGCTTAGAAGCAGAGTCGCCGCTCAAACCTCGAGGGATACAGGGTATCTTGCTGTCCCGGCCGTCCGTCGCATGCTCGCTTGA
- a CDS encoding DoxX family protein: MLHASSSSAPFVALAARLATPAVRWLALLGLCAAYLQGGLTKATDFPSAIAEMNHFGLFPPAPLAILVILLELGASLKILSCFYRWLGALALAGFTLLATFLANQFWSAPMPERLMLENSFFEHLGLVGGFLLVAWHDLRDRAAQSAVP; encoded by the coding sequence ATGTTGCATGCGTCCAGTAGCAGCGCGCCCTTCGTTGCGTTGGCCGCGCGCCTCGCGACGCCGGCGGTGCGCTGGCTCGCGCTGCTGGGCCTGTGCGCGGCATACCTGCAGGGCGGGCTGACCAAGGCCACGGATTTCCCATCCGCGATCGCGGAGATGAATCACTTCGGACTTTTTCCCCCTGCCCCTCTTGCCATCCTCGTCATCCTGCTGGAGCTTGGCGCGTCGCTAAAGATCCTGTCCTGTTTCTACCGGTGGCTAGGGGCGCTGGCGCTCGCCGGCTTCACGTTGCTGGCCACCTTCCTGGCCAACCAGTTCTGGAGTGCGCCGATGCCGGAGCGGCTCATGCTGGAGAACTCGTTCTTCGAGCATCTCGGGCTGGTGGGCGGGTTCCTGTTGGTTGCCTGGCACGACCTTCGGGACAGGGCAGCCCAGAGCGCCGTGCCATGA
- a CDS encoding amidohydrolase produces the protein MSQTTKPELILMNGRFTTLDRARPEADAVAIAGGKFVAVGTRQEVMALADNRTKVIDLGGRRAIPGLIDSHMHIIRGGLNYNMELRWDGVRSLSDAMRMLKEQVARTPAPQWVRVVGGFTDQQFAEKRLPTIEELNAVAPDTPVFILHLYDRAILNGAALRAVGYTRDTANPPGGEIVRDGQGNPTGLLLAKPNATILYATLAKGPKLPPEYQKNSTRHFMREVNRLGVTGVIDAGGGYQNYPEDYSIIESLHAEGLLTIRLAYNLFTQKPKDELSDFKTWSGKVKPGQGDDVYRHNGAGEMLVYTAADFEDFRVERPDMAPSMESDLEPVIRLLAESRWPWRLHATYDETISRALDVYEKVAREVPFNGLNWFFDHAETISDRNIDRIAALGGGIAVQHRMAYQGEYFVERYGAKAAERTPPIRRMLERGVKVGAGTDATRVASYNPWVSLSWLVTGRTLGGLALYPQANLLDREAALRLWTEANTWFSTEEGKKGQIKVGQLADLAVLSSDYFSIPGDEIQDITSVLTLLGGKVVHGDGEFDKLAPALPPPMPDWAPVHAFGGYQPRRVAGTQKQAMAQGCACATACGVHGHAHAWDASVPVSDQRGFWGALGCSCWAF, from the coding sequence ATGAGCCAGACTACCAAGCCCGAACTGATCCTGATGAACGGGCGCTTCACGACGCTCGACCGGGCCCGGCCGGAAGCGGACGCCGTTGCCATCGCCGGCGGCAAGTTCGTTGCGGTGGGGACGCGGCAGGAGGTCATGGCGCTCGCCGACAACCGCACCAAGGTAATCGACCTGGGTGGCCGCCGCGCGATCCCGGGGCTGATCGACAGCCACATGCACATCATCCGCGGCGGGCTGAACTACAACATGGAATTGCGCTGGGACGGCGTGCGCTCGCTGTCCGACGCCATGCGCATGCTCAAGGAGCAAGTGGCGCGCACACCCGCGCCGCAGTGGGTGCGGGTGGTCGGCGGCTTTACCGACCAGCAGTTCGCGGAGAAACGGCTGCCCACCATCGAGGAACTGAACGCGGTGGCACCCGACACGCCGGTGTTCATCCTGCACCTGTACGACCGTGCCATCCTCAACGGCGCTGCGCTTCGCGCCGTGGGTTACACCAGGGATACAGCCAACCCGCCGGGCGGCGAGATCGTGCGCGATGGGCAGGGCAATCCAACGGGGCTGCTGCTGGCCAAGCCCAACGCAACGATTCTCTACGCCACGCTGGCCAAGGGCCCGAAGCTGCCGCCGGAGTACCAGAAGAACTCCACGCGGCATTTCATGCGCGAGGTGAACCGGCTCGGCGTCACGGGCGTCATCGATGCCGGCGGCGGCTACCAGAATTATCCCGAGGACTACAGCATCATCGAGTCCTTGCATGCCGAGGGCCTGCTGACCATCCGGCTTGCCTACAACCTCTTCACGCAGAAGCCCAAGGACGAACTCAGCGATTTCAAGACCTGGTCCGGCAAGGTCAAGCCAGGGCAGGGCGATGACGTCTACCGCCACAACGGCGCCGGCGAGATGCTGGTCTACACCGCGGCGGACTTCGAGGATTTCCGTGTCGAGCGCCCGGACATGGCGCCATCGATGGAGAGCGATCTGGAACCCGTGATCCGGCTGCTGGCGGAAAGCCGCTGGCCGTGGCGCTTGCACGCGACCTATGACGAGACCATTTCGCGCGCGCTGGACGTGTATGAGAAGGTCGCCCGCGAGGTGCCGTTCAACGGCCTGAACTGGTTCTTCGACCATGCGGAGACCATCAGCGACCGCAACATCGACCGCATCGCCGCGCTGGGCGGTGGCATCGCCGTGCAGCACCGCATGGCGTACCAGGGTGAGTATTTCGTGGAGCGCTATGGCGCCAAGGCAGCGGAGCGCACGCCGCCGATCAGGCGCATGCTCGAGCGGGGCGTCAAGGTGGGTGCCGGCACCGATGCCACACGGGTGGCGTCGTATAACCCGTGGGTATCGCTGTCATGGCTGGTCACCGGCAGGACGCTTGGCGGGCTGGCCTTGTACCCACAGGCCAACCTGCTGGACCGCGAAGCGGCGTTACGCCTGTGGACCGAGGCCAATACCTGGTTCTCCACCGAGGAAGGCAAAAAGGGGCAGATCAAGGTGGGGCAGCTTGCCGACCTGGCGGTGCTGTCCAGCGACTACTTCAGCATACCCGGCGACGAGATCCAGGACATTACCTCCGTGCTTACCTTGCTCGGCGGCAAGGTTGTCCATGGCGACGGCGAATTCGACAAGCTGGCGCCCGCGTTGCCGCCGCCTATGCCGGACTGGGCGCCGGTGCACGCGTTCGGCGGCTATCAGCCACGGCGTGTCGCGGGTACGCAGAAGCAGGCCATGGCGCAAGGGTGCGCCTGTGCGACTGCGTGCGGCGTACACGGCCACGCTCATGCCTGGGATGCTAGCGTGCCGGTCTCCGACCAGCGTGGGTTCTGGGGCGCGCTCGGTTGCTCTTGCTGGGCGTTTTGA
- a CDS encoding alpha/beta fold hydrolase, with product MDMITTNDGTQIYYRDWGSGRPVVFSHGWPLNADAWDAQMLFLLQHGYRVIAHDRRGHGRSSQPSQGNDMDTYADDLAALMDQLDLQGAALVGHSTGGGEVAHYIGRHGTGRVANAVMISAVPPLMLKTSSNPGGLPLDVFDGIRKGVAENRSQFYKDLAMPFFGFNRPNAKVSQGTIDAFWAQGMSGGIHGQYLCIKEFSEVDYTPDLKKIDVPTLILHGDDDQIVPIDDAGKLSAQIVKDATLKVYPGASHGMCVVNADQVNADLLAFLSR from the coding sequence ATGGATATGATCACCACGAATGACGGTACGCAGATCTACTACAGGGACTGGGGTTCTGGCCGCCCCGTGGTCTTCTCGCACGGCTGGCCGTTGAACGCGGATGCATGGGATGCCCAGATGCTGTTCCTACTTCAGCACGGCTACCGGGTGATTGCCCACGACCGCAGGGGCCATGGCCGCTCGAGCCAGCCGTCGCAGGGTAACGATATGGATACCTATGCCGACGACCTGGCGGCATTGATGGACCAGCTTGATCTGCAGGGGGCCGCGCTGGTGGGCCATTCCACGGGCGGTGGCGAAGTCGCGCACTATATCGGCCGCCATGGCACCGGGCGCGTCGCCAATGCGGTGATGATCAGCGCTGTGCCGCCGCTCATGCTGAAGACCTCGTCCAATCCGGGTGGTTTGCCGTTGGACGTGTTCGATGGCATCCGCAAGGGCGTGGCGGAGAATCGTTCGCAGTTCTACAAGGACCTGGCCATGCCGTTCTTTGGCTTCAATCGTCCGAACGCGAAGGTCTCCCAAGGCACCATCGATGCGTTCTGGGCGCAGGGCATGTCCGGTGGCATTCATGGGCAGTACCTCTGCATCAAAGAGTTCTCCGAGGTCGATTACACCCCCGACCTGAAGAAGATCGATGTGCCGACGCTGATCCTCCACGGGGATGACGACCAGATCGTTCCCATCGACGATGCCGGGAAGTTGTCGGCGCAGATCGTCAAGGACGCCACCTTGAAGGTGTATCCGGGCGCGTCGCACGGCATGTGCGTGGTGAATGCCGACCAGGTCAATGCGGATCTGCTGGCGTTCCTGTCGCGTTGA